The Synechococcales cyanobacterium CNB genome includes a window with the following:
- a CDS encoding acyl-CoA thioesterase, giving the protein MPTLGTIPVRVRYCECDPMGVAHHAAYVPWFEMGRTELLRACGLSYAALERAGVLLAIVRLDARYKRPARYDDLLELTTRVMGSSRVKIEHEYELRLLERTDGTPHAPGELLATASTTLACIDRDGRPAALPDWLAGDGAR; this is encoded by the coding sequence GTGCCGACCCTGGGCACGATCCCCGTTCGCGTGCGCTACTGCGAGTGCGACCCGATGGGCGTCGCGCACCACGCCGCCTACGTGCCGTGGTTCGAGATGGGACGCACGGAGTTGCTCCGGGCGTGCGGCCTTTCCTACGCCGCGCTGGAGCGTGCGGGTGTGCTGCTGGCGATCGTGCGTCTCGATGCGCGCTACAAGCGGCCGGCCCGCTACGACGACCTGCTCGAACTCACGACGCGCGTCATGGGTTCGAGCCGCGTGAAGATCGAGCACGAGTACGAGTTGCGGCTGCTGGAGCGCACCGACGGAACCCCTCACGCGCCGGGCGAACTGCTGGCGACGGCTTCGACGACGCTGGCGTGCATCGACCGCGACGGCAGACCCGCGGCGCTCCCGGACTGGCTGGCTGGGGATGGGGCGCGATGA
- a CDS encoding GNAT family N-acetyltransferase, producing the protein MPQTGALPSQPTERPALETGRVVVRRFMTGDPIGEITALLHRAYAGQTAMGLRPLAGRQDDKTTLDRVLNSECYLALLPHEDGTERIVGVILFKEHERVAFPDLFLRPDVAHFAMFGVEPELQGLGIGRLLLAKCEERAREIGATELALSMAEPDGALRAYYERRGYRFVCHWQWPYTNYRSCILSKRVG; encoded by the coding sequence ATGCCGCAGACCGGAGCCTTGCCGAGCCAGCCGACCGAGCGACCAGCCCTCGAAACAGGGCGGGTGGTCGTGCGCCGGTTCATGACCGGCGACCCGATCGGCGAGATCACTGCCCTGCTGCACCGCGCCTACGCGGGGCAGACGGCGATGGGCCTGCGCCCGCTCGCCGGTCGGCAGGACGACAAGACCACGCTCGACCGCGTGCTGAACAGCGAGTGCTACCTAGCCCTGCTCCCCCACGAGGACGGCACGGAACGCATCGTCGGCGTCATCCTGTTCAAGGAGCACGAACGCGTGGCGTTTCCCGATCTCTTCCTGCGGCCGGACGTGGCGCACTTCGCCATGTTCGGCGTCGAGCCGGAGTTGCAGGGGCTGGGCATCGGGCGGCTGCTGCTGGCGAAGTGCGAGGAGCGCGCGCGCGAGATCGGCGCGACGGAACTCGCCCTGAGCATGGCCGAGCCGGACGGGGCGCTGAGGGCGTACTACGAACGCCGCGGGTACCGCTTCGTCTGCCACTGGCAGTGGCCGTACACGAACTACCGGAGTTGCATCCTGAGCAAGCGGGTGGGGTGA
- a CDS encoding ABC transporter yields the protein MSAAAVIAGREFRSFFRLPVGWVVIALYAALTGVVFAAGTLQPGGVATMRDFFALAGWLMLPVTPAISMRVLAEEARSGTLEALVTSPVSDAHVVLGKYFGALAFLIAVLAPTLAFVVTLWLVSDPRPEAGPIVAGYLSLLLLGGLYLAVGTFASALTSNQTLAFLLTFFFLVALLLASGTRLDFVPAWAQNAFYAAAIQRRVAEFAKGIVGLGDAVFFVSGAACFLALAWGALESRRWR from the coding sequence ATGAGCGCGGCGGCAGTCATTGCGGGGCGCGAGTTCCGATCCTTTTTCAGGCTGCCGGTCGGCTGGGTCGTCATCGCGCTCTACGCGGCGCTCACCGGCGTCGTCTTTGCTGCGGGCACGCTCCAGCCCGGCGGCGTGGCCACCATGCGCGACTTCTTCGCCCTCGCCGGGTGGCTCATGCTCCCTGTCACGCCGGCGATCTCGATGCGCGTGCTGGCCGAGGAGGCCCGCTCCGGCACGCTCGAAGCGCTCGTCACCTCGCCGGTCTCGGACGCGCACGTTGTGCTCGGCAAGTATTTCGGTGCGCTCGCGTTCCTCATCGCGGTGCTGGCGCCGACGCTCGCGTTTGTTGTCACGCTCTGGCTCGTTTCCGACCCGCGCCCCGAGGCCGGGCCGATCGTCGCGGGATATCTGAGCCTGCTGCTGCTCGGCGGGCTGTACCTTGCGGTCGGCACCTTCGCCTCGGCCCTCACGAGCAACCAGACGCTCGCCTTCCTGCTCACCTTCTTCTTCCTGGTCGCGCTGCTGCTGGCGAGCGGCACGCGACTCGACTTCGTCCCCGCGTGGGCGCAGAACGCCTTCTACGCCGCCGCGATCCAGCGGCGAGTCGCCGAGTTCGCCAAGGGGATCGTCGGTCTGGGGGACGCCGTGTTCTTCGTCAGCGGGGCGGCGTGCTTCCTCGCGCTCGCCTGGGGCGCGCTCGAATCGAGGAGGTGGCGATGA
- a CDS encoding glucose-6-phosphate isomerase, which translates to MLTLDYANCLADRVGPHGLDPARLQPGAEGHAACAHLTGLLAASRGSGWERWRELPFNPMRSAHLAAVHAAAERRRGHYDNLVVLGIGGSALGNAALQSALRPPTWNLLTSEERGGLPRLFVLDNVDPAHFGATLDFCAGHGGLERTLFNVVSKSGETAETAAQFMIVRAMLADALGPRAKENVVAITDPERGTMRAICDAEGYDTLPVPEGVGGRFSVLSPVGLFSAVMCGIDGAALLDGAADMDRRCSDPDLLKNPAAMLAFLLVELGTRKGKPNHVLMPYCNALYGFADWFRQLWAESLGKRVDRQGEEVFAGFTPIKALGATDQHSQIQLYREGPNDKVIGFLEVGDFGRDVPIPAGLGVAAIAYLEGRTLGTLINAEKRATEYALVESQRPNYTIRFPRVDERHVGEFICLWEVATAYAGLMLNVDAYDQPAVETGKQATFGLMGRAGFEKHLRRVEAALVETPYQM; encoded by the coding sequence ATGCTCACGCTCGACTACGCCAACTGCCTCGCCGACCGCGTGGGGCCGCATGGCCTCGACCCCGCCCGCCTCCAGCCCGGCGCGGAGGGCCACGCCGCCTGCGCCCACCTGACCGGGCTGCTCGCCGCGTCGCGCGGCTCGGGGTGGGAACGGTGGCGCGAACTGCCCTTCAACCCGATGCGCTCCGCGCACCTCGCCGCCGTCCACGCCGCGGCCGAGCGCCGGCGCGGGCACTACGACAACCTCGTCGTGCTCGGCATCGGCGGCTCCGCGCTCGGCAACGCGGCGCTGCAGTCCGCCCTCCGCCCGCCGACCTGGAACCTGCTCACGAGCGAGGAGCGCGGGGGGCTGCCGCGGCTGTTCGTGCTCGACAACGTGGACCCGGCCCATTTCGGCGCGACGCTCGACTTCTGCGCCGGGCACGGCGGCCTCGAACGCACGCTCTTCAACGTCGTCAGCAAGTCCGGCGAGACCGCCGAGACCGCGGCCCAGTTCATGATCGTCCGCGCCATGCTGGCAGATGCTCTCGGCCCGCGGGCGAAGGAGAACGTCGTCGCCATCACCGACCCCGAGCGCGGCACCATGCGGGCCATCTGCGACGCCGAGGGCTACGACACGCTGCCGGTGCCCGAGGGCGTGGGGGGGCGGTTCAGCGTCCTCTCCCCCGTCGGGCTGTTCAGTGCGGTCATGTGCGGCATCGACGGCGCGGCCCTGCTCGACGGTGCGGCCGACATGGACCGCCGCTGCTCGGACCCGGACCTGCTGAAGAACCCCGCCGCCATGCTCGCCTTCCTGCTCGTCGAGCTCGGCACCCGCAAGGGCAAGCCCAACCACGTCCTCATGCCCTACTGCAACGCGCTCTACGGCTTCGCGGACTGGTTCCGGCAGTTGTGGGCCGAGAGCCTCGGCAAGCGTGTGGACCGCCAGGGCGAGGAGGTCTTCGCCGGCTTCACGCCCATCAAGGCCCTGGGCGCGACGGACCAGCACTCGCAGATTCAGCTCTACCGTGAGGGGCCGAACGACAAGGTCATCGGCTTCCTCGAAGTGGGGGACTTCGGCCGCGACGTGCCCATCCCCGCCGGCCTCGGCGTGGCGGCGATCGCCTACCTCGAAGGCAGGACGCTCGGCACACTCATCAACGCCGAGAAGCGGGCCACCGAGTACGCCTTGGTCGAGAGCCAGCGGCCGAACTACACGATCCGCTTCCCCCGGGTGGACGAGCGGCACGTCGGCGAGTTCATCTGTCTCTGGGAAGTGGCGACCGCCTACGCGGGCCTGATGCTGAACGTGGACGCCTACGACCAGCCCGCCGTCGAGACCGGCAAACAGGCGACCTTCGGGCTGATGGGCCGCGCGGGATTCGAAAAGCACTTGCGCCGTGTCGAGGCCGCACTCGTCGAGACGCCTTACCAGATGTAG
- a CDS encoding ABC transporter ATP-binding protein, which yields MASAADSGSPDETSYRSASAARSSSAGTFGPPTMSNFGRPGVIACACLPRGPRQSLGPRHWPPARPAARVALLTSARPAPLLCPCMIRVAGIAKSFGRVRAVRGVSFTVEPGQVAGLLGPNGAGKSTTIRIITGYLPADVGTVEVAGFDTRRASLDARRRLGYLPEAAPLYPEMSVVGFLRYRARLFGIAPRDRARAIGAAMERCRVEAVRGRRVGHLSRGYRQRVGLAAALLHDPPVLVLDEPTSALDPSQVVETRELIRDLGRTRTVLVSSHVLGEVERLCSRALIIAGGMLLADGTPAELVRRHGGPARYIVEARDEARKAEPALRAVMGVAAVREERTEGHWRRLAVEAGTDAPDLREPMAAALAGAGVPVRELSARPASLEDVFLRLLRAADPARENAA from the coding sequence ATGGCCTCCGCCGCCGACTCAGGGTCGCCCGACGAGACTTCGTACCGGTCGGCGAGCGCAGCCCGCAGTTCCTCGGCCGGAACGTTCGGACCCCCGACGATGAGCAACTTCGGACGCCCGGGCGTCATCGCGTGTGCGTGCCTCCCTCGCGGACCCCGACAGAGTCTAGGGCCGCGGCACTGGCCTCCTGCCCGACCCGCGGCGCGGGTCGCCCTCTTGACATCGGCTCGCCCGGCCCCGCTACTGTGCCCCTGCATGATCAGGGTTGCCGGCATCGCCAAGTCCTTCGGCCGGGTCCGCGCCGTCCGCGGCGTGTCGTTCACCGTCGAGCCTGGGCAGGTCGCGGGTCTGCTCGGGCCGAACGGCGCGGGCAAGTCCACCACCATCCGCATCATCACCGGCTACCTCCCCGCCGACGTGGGCACCGTCGAGGTCGCCGGCTTCGACACGCGCCGCGCCTCGCTCGACGCGCGCCGCCGTCTCGGCTATCTCCCCGAAGCCGCGCCCCTCTACCCCGAGATGAGCGTCGTCGGGTTCCTGCGCTACCGGGCGCGCCTGTTCGGCATCGCCCCGCGCGACCGCGCCCGCGCGATCGGGGCGGCGATGGAGCGCTGCCGCGTCGAGGCCGTGCGGGGGAGGCGGGTCGGGCACCTCTCGCGCGGCTACCGCCAGCGGGTGGGCCTCGCGGCCGCGCTGCTCCACGACCCGCCCGTGCTGGTGCTGGATGAGCCGACGAGCGCGCTCGACCCGTCGCAGGTGGTCGAGACGCGCGAACTCATCCGCGACCTCGGGCGCACGCGCACGGTGCTCGTCAGTTCCCACGTCCTCGGCGAGGTCGAGCGGCTCTGCTCACGCGCGCTCATCATCGCCGGTGGCATGCTCCTGGCCGACGGCACGCCCGCCGAGCTCGTGCGTCGGCACGGCGGCCCAGCCCGCTACATCGTCGAAGCCCGCGACGAGGCGCGCAAGGCGGAGCCTGCCCTGCGCGCCGTCATGGGCGTCGCCGCCGTGCGAGAGGAACGCACCGAAGGACACTGGCGGCGTCTCGCCGTCGAGGCGGGCACCGACGCACCCGACCTGCGCGAGCCGATGGCGGCCGCGCTCGCCGGCGCGGGCGTGCCCGTGCGTGAACTCTCCGCCAGGCCCGCCTCGCTCGAGGATGTCTTCCTGCGCCTGCTGCGTGCCGCCGACCCTGCACGGGAGAACGCGGCATGA
- a CDS encoding TIM barrel protein, whose translation MSQSIERRRFLGACTAAVACAGLAACARRTDRQQAVATQPAEPEERPVAPKQLFSISLAQWSLHRTLFAKEMDNLDFARRTREEFGLDAVEYVNTFFFDRVRDADYLAEMKRRADEAGVRSLLIMCDRLGEVGHPDTSKRTEAVRNHVPWMDAAAFLGCHSIRVNAASQGTYEEQQRLAADGLRKLTELGAQRGLNVIVENHGGLSSNGEWLSGVIRLVDHPNCGTLPDFGNFNLTKDEQYDRYKGVAELMPFAKAVSAKSHDFDEQGNETGTDYRRMLRIVVDAGYDGYVGVEYEGTRLPEPAGIVATRDLLIRVRDEMQAGR comes from the coding sequence ATGAGTCAGAGCATCGAGCGTCGCCGGTTTCTTGGCGCGTGCACGGCCGCGGTCGCGTGTGCGGGGCTGGCGGCGTGCGCGCGACGAACGGACCGTCAGCAGGCCGTCGCGACGCAGCCGGCCGAGCCGGAGGAGCGACCCGTGGCCCCGAAGCAACTCTTCAGCATTTCGCTGGCGCAGTGGTCGCTGCACCGTACGCTCTTCGCCAAGGAGATGGACAATCTCGACTTCGCGCGGCGCACCCGCGAGGAGTTCGGGCTGGACGCGGTCGAGTACGTCAACACGTTCTTCTTCGACCGCGTGCGCGACGCGGACTACCTCGCCGAGATGAAGCGTCGCGCCGACGAGGCGGGCGTGCGCAGCCTGCTCATCATGTGCGATCGGCTGGGCGAGGTCGGTCACCCCGACACCAGCAAGCGCACCGAGGCCGTCCGCAACCACGTGCCGTGGATGGACGCGGCCGCGTTCCTCGGGTGCCACTCCATCCGCGTGAACGCCGCGAGCCAGGGAACCTACGAGGAGCAGCAGCGGCTGGCAGCGGACGGCTTGCGCAAACTGACGGAACTCGGCGCGCAGCGCGGCCTGAACGTCATCGTCGAGAACCACGGCGGCCTCTCCTCCAACGGAGAGTGGCTCTCCGGCGTCATCCGCCTGGTGGACCACCCGAACTGCGGCACACTGCCGGACTTCGGCAACTTCAACCTCACGAAGGACGAGCAGTACGACCGCTACAAGGGGGTCGCCGAACTCATGCCCTTCGCCAAGGCGGTGAGCGCGAAGAGCCATGACTTCGACGAGCAGGGGAACGAGACCGGGACCGACTACCGTCGCATGTTGCGGATCGTCGTGGACGCGGGCTACGACGGGTACGTCGGCGTGGAGTATGAGGGCACGCGTCTCCCGGAGCCGGCCGGCATTGTCGCCACGCGCGACCTGCTCATCCGCGTGCGGGACGAGATGCAGGCAGGGCGGTGA
- a CDS encoding VCBS repeat-containing protein encodes MAALAVAGGVGAGERAWGQQKIPTFKPPATFNTFGVNPFGLAAGDIVSDEPGQLDGYPDVVVANGGFDLNTFEPNAQGTVTIFRNTKNWNNPANGLEIEQIISFPNSSPRRVALVDMTGNGVLDLVVSASVPDQWNQQPTDTWGVYVFINNGGTFSLKKHVETPMPVSGLAVADFDNDGLNDVAVCVDFALFTSGAGESDFVYVLQNNPNDPGDLLPKAPISLNMEQYTSYDSPTVLLAGDFHKTPGAPRKDIVAAHFMAANPSALSVLTGLGSWQFSPANHDNPCAPLWTVTFFDAVTGRFTSGSLQEDIAAIQASGGSLHVLHGNVNGTFNFDCTTPFSTDVYDDTATAACLPGLPMVANWRGVALGSLNGGTKPDLVTTLPHNANESYVTLLLGNGDGTFQYVRTDCRYHVQVNGTRSIQAVCADLTQSGFDDIIVANHDAPVGQPHTISVLINKMTIGWVP; translated from the coding sequence GTGGCCGCGCTGGCCGTGGCGGGGGGCGTCGGTGCCGGGGAGAGGGCGTGGGGGCAGCAGAAGATTCCGACGTTCAAACCCCCTGCCACATTCAACACCTTCGGCGTGAACCCGTTCGGGCTTGCGGCTGGTGACATCGTTTCTGATGAGCCTGGCCAGCTTGACGGCTACCCTGACGTCGTCGTCGCGAACGGCGGCTTCGACCTCAACACGTTCGAGCCGAACGCGCAGGGCACGGTCACGATCTTCCGCAACACGAAGAACTGGAACAACCCGGCGAACGGGCTTGAGATCGAGCAGATCATCAGCTTCCCGAACTCTTCGCCTCGTCGCGTCGCGCTCGTCGACATGACCGGCAACGGCGTCCTCGACCTCGTGGTGAGCGCGAGCGTTCCCGACCAGTGGAACCAGCAGCCGACGGACACCTGGGGCGTCTACGTCTTCATCAACAACGGCGGCACGTTCTCTCTCAAGAAGCACGTCGAGACCCCGATGCCCGTCAGCGGCCTCGCCGTCGCCGACTTCGACAACGACGGCCTCAACGACGTGGCGGTGTGCGTGGACTTCGCGCTGTTCACGTCCGGCGCAGGCGAGAGCGACTTCGTCTACGTTCTCCAGAACAATCCCAACGACCCTGGGGATCTGCTCCCCAAGGCGCCCATCTCACTCAACATGGAGCAGTACACCAGTTACGACTCCCCGACGGTCCTGCTCGCGGGGGACTTCCACAAGACGCCCGGCGCGCCGCGCAAGGACATCGTGGCCGCCCACTTCATGGCGGCGAACCCCTCCGCGCTCTCGGTCCTGACCGGGCTTGGCAGCTGGCAGTTCTCGCCGGCCAATCACGACAACCCGTGCGCGCCCCTGTGGACCGTGACGTTCTTCGACGCGGTCACCGGGCGCTTCACGTCCGGCTCGCTCCAGGAGGACATCGCGGCCATCCAGGCATCCGGCGGCAGCCTGCACGTGCTGCACGGCAACGTCAACGGCACGTTCAACTTCGACTGCACAACGCCGTTCTCCACGGACGTCTACGATGACACCGCAACGGCCGCCTGCCTGCCCGGACTCCCGATGGTCGCGAACTGGCGTGGCGTTGCCCTCGGCAGCCTCAACGGCGGCACGAAGCCCGACCTCGTCACCACGCTCCCGCACAACGCGAACGAGAGTTACGTCACGCTCCTGCTCGGCAACGGCGACGGCACGTTCCAGTACGTGCGCACGGACTGCCGGTACCACGTGCAGGTGAACGGCACCCGGTCGATCCAGGCGGTCTGCGCCGATCTCACGCAGAGCGGCTTCGACGACATCATCGTCGCGAACCACGACGCGCCGGTCGGCCAGCCGCACACGATCAGCGTCCTCATCAACAAGATGACCATCGGGTGGGTGCCGTGA
- a CDS encoding PEP-CTERM sorting domain-containing protein yields MSRRTMTPRLPRLAAALLAAVVAPATACAQNATFTGIGFLNQESRGSWVYGLSADGSTPVGDSRYSDGLGGFQAMRWRAETGIEGLGLLSDTARNSTAFGASTNGGVIVGAGNSDPGWQAFRWTESGGMVGLGDLPGGDFWSQAKAVSGDGSIVVGSSRGGGASNGLAEAFRWTEQTGMVGLGFLPGGSYKSSSASGISDDGKVIVGGSNSAEGGRAFRWSEETGMVSLGTLPDGFGSGATAISPNGHFVVGQSAVKESNGNFTRAFIWSEDAGMTALPNLPVDYLGLVSRVADVADDGTAVGSTDVVYHDYSGRTYATVWLAGKEAVTIEALLLDYGIDVLAMGWQLEFAYGVSADGRTIAGHGLSPNGFYEGWIAHIPIPTPHSLAIFALAVVFGPRRSR; encoded by the coding sequence ATGAGCAGACGGACGATGACACCGCGCCTTCCGCGGCTTGCGGCCGCACTCCTCGCCGCCGTCGTTGCGCCGGCAACGGCGTGCGCGCAGAATGCTACGTTCACAGGCATCGGATTCCTGAACCAGGAATCACGCGGCAGTTGGGTGTACGGCCTTTCCGCCGACGGATCAACCCCCGTCGGCGACAGCCGCTACAGCGACGGACTGGGTGGGTTCCAGGCGATGCGCTGGCGCGCCGAGACCGGCATCGAAGGGCTGGGGCTCCTCTCCGACACGGCGAGGAACAGCACCGCCTTCGGCGCGTCCACGAACGGCGGCGTGATCGTCGGCGCGGGCAACTCCGACCCCGGCTGGCAGGCCTTCCGCTGGACCGAGTCCGGCGGCATGGTCGGGCTGGGCGACCTCCCCGGCGGCGACTTCTGGAGCCAGGCCAAGGCCGTCTCCGGCGACGGCTCCATCGTTGTCGGCTCCAGCCGCGGGGGGGGTGCGAGCAACGGACTGGCCGAAGCCTTCCGCTGGACCGAGCAGACCGGCATGGTCGGGCTCGGATTCCTCCCCGGCGGCTCGTACAAGAGCAGTTCAGCATCGGGAATATCCGACGACGGCAAGGTGATCGTCGGCGGCAGCAACTCGGCGGAAGGCGGACGAGCCTTCCGATGGAGCGAGGAGACTGGCATGGTCAGTCTCGGCACGCTCCCGGACGGATTCGGAAGTGGAGCGACCGCCATCTCGCCCAACGGGCATTTCGTTGTCGGTCAGAGCGCGGTCAAGGAGTCGAACGGCAACTTCACCCGCGCGTTCATCTGGTCTGAGGACGCCGGGATGACCGCGCTGCCCAACCTGCCCGTGGACTATCTCGGACTTGTGAGCCGGGTGGCCGACGTCGCCGACGACGGCACCGCGGTCGGCTCGACGGACGTGGTGTATCACGACTACTCCGGCCGCACCTACGCCACGGTCTGGCTCGCCGGCAAGGAAGCCGTCACCATCGAGGCGCTCCTGCTCGACTACGGCATCGACGTGCTCGCTATGGGCTGGCAGCTCGAGTTCGCCTACGGCGTCTCCGCCGACGGCCGCACCATCGCCGGCCACGGCCTCAGCCCAAACGGCTTCTACGAAGGCTGGATCGCCCACATCCCCATCCCAACGCCGCACTCGCTGGCGATCTTCGCGCTCGCGGTGGTCTTTGGGCCGCGCCGTTCGCGTTGA
- a CDS encoding inorganic diphosphatase, whose amino-acid sequence MIHPWHDVTPAVPGHPLPGVFRAVIEIPKGSGNKYELDKGSGMLMLDRVLSSAVYYPANYGFLPQTLAEDGDPLDVLVFCAEKIEPMCLCAARAVGMMTMIDDGQPDHKIISVLVNDPEYADYRKASDFPRHTFKMLRRFFEDYKTLEGKEVEVDEVMPAEVAYAIIEDALARYDTARRTGGAKGMF is encoded by the coding sequence ATGATCCATCCGTGGCACGACGTGACGCCGGCCGTCCCCGGGCACCCGCTGCCCGGGGTCTTCCGCGCGGTGATCGAGATCCCCAAAGGCTCCGGGAACAAGTACGAGTTGGACAAGGGCTCGGGGATGCTGATGCTCGACCGCGTGCTCTCCAGCGCGGTCTACTACCCCGCGAACTACGGGTTCCTGCCGCAGACGCTGGCCGAGGACGGTGACCCGCTGGACGTGCTGGTCTTCTGCGCCGAGAAGATCGAGCCGATGTGCCTGTGCGCCGCCCGCGCGGTCGGGATGATGACGATGATCGACGACGGGCAGCCGGACCACAAGATCATCTCGGTGCTGGTGAACGACCCCGAGTACGCCGACTACCGCAAGGCGAGCGACTTCCCCCGGCACACCTTCAAGATGCTGCGCCGGTTCTTCGAGGACTACAAGACCCTCGAGGGCAAGGAGGTCGAGGTGGACGAGGTGATGCCCGCGGAGGTCGCGTACGCCATCATCGAGGATGCCCTCGCCCGCTACGACACCGCCCGCCGCACCGGCGGGGCGAAGGGGATGTTCTGA
- a CDS encoding LOG family protein, giving the protein MAFQAASGRAARRARASRLPSTSRGRAGPSMTEHNRQELDPPADTAPRDESAAPPEMPRQKRADDPGVQAALDALIAEVAGRECDAFDARLVRDLMTAALKLIPDGRDTGELKLMTAAVKELRYAFRVFGQYARPHKVSIFGSARTPETHPDYAAAVEFGRLMAEAGWMAITGAGDGIMKAGHVGPGRGASFGVAIRLPFETTANDVIAGDEKLIHFRYFFTRKLMFLSQAEAVALFPGGFGTLDEAYETLTLVQTGKASMIPIVLVEGERGPGAPSYWAQFDRFVREALLAGGFISPEDLNLYTIAATPREGVEHVLRFYRTYHSSRYVRDTFVIRLQRPLHRRDVERLNDEFGVLVRKGRIEPCGPFDAEDDHLDLPRLAFVHTRHKFGLVRALIDRINEFEPE; this is encoded by the coding sequence ATGGCGTTCCAAGCTGCGTCAGGTCGTGCCGCCCGTCGCGCCCGAGCCTCCCGCCTACCCTCCACCTCCCGAGGACGAGCGGGACCGTCCATGACCGAGCACAACCGCCAGGAACTCGACCCGCCCGCCGACACCGCGCCCCGCGACGAGAGCGCCGCGCCGCCGGAGATGCCGCGCCAGAAGCGCGCCGACGATCCCGGCGTGCAGGCCGCGCTGGACGCGCTCATCGCGGAGGTCGCCGGGCGCGAGTGCGACGCCTTCGACGCCCGACTCGTGCGCGACCTGATGACGGCCGCCCTCAAGCTCATCCCCGACGGGCGCGACACCGGCGAGCTGAAGCTGATGACCGCCGCCGTCAAGGAGCTCCGCTACGCCTTCCGTGTCTTCGGGCAGTACGCGCGGCCGCACAAGGTCTCGATCTTCGGCTCGGCCCGCACGCCCGAGACGCACCCCGACTACGCCGCCGCCGTCGAGTTCGGCCGCCTCATGGCCGAGGCGGGCTGGATGGCGATCACCGGCGCGGGCGACGGCATCATGAAGGCGGGGCACGTCGGCCCCGGGCGCGGCGCGTCGTTCGGCGTCGCCATCCGCCTGCCCTTCGAGACCACCGCCAACGACGTGATCGCCGGCGACGAGAAGCTCATCCACTTCCGCTACTTCTTCACGCGCAAGCTGATGTTCCTCTCGCAGGCCGAGGCGGTGGCCCTCTTCCCCGGCGGCTTCGGCACGCTCGACGAGGCCTACGAGACGCTCACGCTCGTGCAGACCGGCAAGGCCTCGATGATCCCGATCGTGCTCGTCGAGGGCGAGCGCGGGCCGGGCGCGCCGTCGTACTGGGCGCAGTTCGACCGCTTCGTGCGCGAGGCCCTGCTCGCGGGCGGCTTCATCAGCCCCGAGGACCTGAACCTCTACACGATCGCGGCCACCCCCCGCGAGGGCGTCGAGCACGTGCTGCGCTTCTACCGCACCTACCACTCCTCGCGCTACGTGCGCGATACCTTCGTGATCCGGCTGCAGCGCCCGCTGCACCGGCGCGACGTCGAGCGGCTCAACGACGAGTTCGGCGTGCTGGTCAGGAAGGGCCGCATCGAGCCGTGCGGCCCCTTCGACGCCGAGGACGACCACCTCGACCTCCCGCGCCTCGCCTTCGTCCACACCCGCCACAAGTTCGGCCTGGTGCGAGCCCTCATCGACCGCATCAACGAGTTCGAGCCGGAGTGA